A window of Heteronotia binoei isolate CCM8104 ecotype False Entrance Well chromosome 17, APGP_CSIRO_Hbin_v1, whole genome shotgun sequence genomic DNA:
atggccacctagcctctgtttaaaaacctccaaggaaggagagcccaccaccttccaaggaagcctgttccactgaggaactgctctaacggtcaggaagttcttcctaatgttgagccagaaactcttccgatttaatttcaacccactgattctggtcctaccttctggggccacagaaaacaattccacaccatcctctagatgacagcccttcaagtacttgaagatagtgatcatatcacttctcagccgcctgctctccaggctaaacatacccagctccttcaacctttcttcataggatttggggAAAGCCGAGAAGTGATCTCACACCACTCTAGGAATTGCCCATAAACTCTGTGttaagtgacatcatgctgttgcaccagcagtgatttttttttcatttgttgcCTGTGTGAGGTCTTTTGCCATAATAAAGCCCTCACTATAGTGCCCTTGGGCAAGAAGGTAGGCAGTTAAAGCAAGAACACAGTTTGCACAGAAAACTAGGGTGCTACACCAAGAGGCTGTGGTTTAAACTGTGTGAGCAGTCAGGAAAAGAAAAGCAATGGGGCTGGTTGAATGTCAAACACTGAAGAATTCATTACAAAGCAGCCAGGTGAGGAAAAGCAACAGAAGTTCCTTAAGGAGATTAAAGTTAACTTATTCTGTAATCTATTTACTAGCTCTCCCTTCCTGTAAAAGCCTGAAGCCTCGCTCACAGTGAAAGAGAACATGAAAGCACATTTTGTTCTTCAGACTGTTTAGTGGTTATTTATTTCAGGGCTTcctttctagaaaaagcccagcatgcactcatttgcatatgagttcataccccatgacatcaccattgtttcatatggggctttatctacaaaaacccagcaggaactcatttacattttaggccacatcccctgatgccaagctggccagaactgcgttcctgtgcattcctgctcaaaaaaggccctgcttatttCAGCACCAGCTCTGAATGATTCCAAAAACTGtatgaaataaagtgagttcagccagctctgaatcaaccaagaatacTTTATTGCAAAAAGAAGTCAcagcacttcactcattatatacactctggccatggttaagcATGCCTCCCTAGCAGGCAAAAGTTACTCATATTGGATCACCCcaaaatccttcatttgcatctctttgttaaaAGTTGTTACAtgtctagcatcctgattggttcactccagaatccttcatttgcatctctttgttataAGTTGTtgcatgcctagcatcctgattggccagttcttccaggcttcaagaTCCTGGTTTGCATGGAGTGCCTGTTTCAAGCTCAGGCAATAGTAACCCAATGAAATGCAAGAcgtaacacagcaaatacataacactgTGGTGCCCCGATCAATATGACTACAAATTACAAAAAAATGGAGAGTGTTCAATCAAAATTCGTAATAACAGTTCTCCAGGTACCTAAGGACATTCCAAATACATTAATTAGGATAGAAACCAGCATGATTGGAGAAGTGAGCctttggattttggccatccagttctggttgaaacGTATATTTTTTCCCCTAAGGGCTTGATTagtttaattctgcaagataccttgATCCCAAGAGGGATTCAGAAAAACAGAATTCAGTATTATGGCCTTACAAAACATTATCTCAGCTCTCTTACTTATGACACCGCTAGGGAGATAGTGAAATAGAGAATATTGGACATTGTTAGACAAAACGGCctcaatagcacaaccaaatgACAAGCTCTGATAGAACCAATCGACAGGGTGACCCCGATGCCCTACCTTTACCGCTTAACAAATAATGAATATAGGAGAACGTTTACTTTTTGTGAGGTGGGATGTTCTCCCTTCAGTGGttgtggaggggagatacaaaaaagtTCCATTTCAAGAAcaattatgtccctgctgcaatggTGGCATCGAATCcttagtccatgtcatatttaaCTGTAAGGcttataattagggttgccaagtccaattaaagaaaaatctggggactttgggggtggagccaggagactttgggggtggagccaggagacattggggggtggagccaggaacaagggtgtgacaagcataattgaactccaagggagttctggccatcacatttaaagggacagcacacctttttaaatgcctttcttccataggaaataattaaggataggggcaccatcttttggggctcatagaattggaccctctggtccaattgttttgaaacttgaggggtattttggggagaggcactagatgctatactgaaatagccccccagagcccccaatacccatggatcaattccctattattccctatgggaatcgttctccatagggaataatagagtgcccagtagacatttccctcccccgcatgctttctaaatggggggagggcctcctaaccagggaatcccctgccccctccctctctctcacacacaaatacttactagatcttctttctgcagaactctacttgctgtgaaacgaaagaaaaagaaagggaggggacgttctccatggaaactattactgaccctttccagtGAAGCCCTtcttgtttcctgtttcctgcgcagccttaaaggcatacattttacaaatggatcaggagctccacaactacatgatgcctacacgcatgttctatCCCCCcggcttccggatttttggagagcggggggatgaggctgcaaattcaagggtcccccgccagggcggggggggggggggttgggaagcctacttataATGTCCATTGCGAAGCTCTTCCATTTTTCatggccataccttttaccagtagccaaaaactgcaactccttaagaatcttcttgatggtaagaaccctgaggttacatataAATTAGTTAAATTTGGCTTGCCTGAAGAATAAGAAAAAGACTAATAGCTTAGACAGGAAATGGCTAAaaacctttgccaatctgtttgccGTATCTGCCATATTTGTAGTTTCACTGTTGTCATGATTTGTGCAGGACTGAGAGACAAGGCATAGGGAGGCCTAGGCCTAGAGACCAGTGTGGGAGTGGAAAGCagacacagcctacaatcccTACAATGCTTGGCACCCGCTGTAACCAATCAGTGTCCATGAATTGTATGAGGAGATTGATACATAAACTTTGTGGGTTGTGGAActgtgtttttttctctcacagtCAGGCTGGGAGGATGgtctgtggctgagagaaggatccGTCACTCAGAAGACAGAGTGAGTCACAGGCAGTTGGCCTGGGGAAAAGGGCTGTGGGCCCTGATGACTAACAGGCTAGGGGGGAAGTACAGGTAGCTGcgttatagggctgccaagcccccgtcTGGGTGGGGAATCCTCCGCTcgggaggtttccaacccactggcccaaCCTCTCCCTGcgttgctggtgcgatgacattacccggaagtgacatcatcaaaatggcagcacgaggatgggccactctaggcgttttcctggatgctcaaccacagttttcccagatacttaagccatttgggaggtaaaactctatggttcaataggtgccatagagttttaacttcccaaatggctagagtgggaAAAAAACAtacagttttcccagaaatgcctagagcagcctgcatgtgtgccgccattttgatgatgtaacTTCTTGGTGATGTGATTTTGTCCCCTGCCAggacttgaagaggacttggcaacttggcaacccaactgtgtaagggtttattttattttcctataTACACTGTTATATATATTAAGcaccttgccttgtttaaatacACATACCTGTATGAATAAACCTTCATCATTTAATTTTCTCTGCCTGGTCATCGCGCCTTCTCAGCTAAAAGGGGCATTTTTggttgggcttgggagggtactctgggccttcccaagggactaTCAATCCAGAATGGTGGCAGTGTAAGGCAGCAACCCACTGGCTTCATGACAACTGGATTTTATGCTTATCTATGATGTTATGGTCATCAGTTTTAATTGTATATGATTTTAccattttaaatgctggcttacgCAGTGAATAAATTTTGAAATTTTAACATAACACTGTAAACCTAAATTGCTCCAGCAGTTATAGATTTATAACTTTACAGCTTTTCCAATGTGTTTGTGCCCTACTATGAGATTGAGATGTACTTTACTGCAGTGATAGGCAGTGCTCTGATCTGGAGGGCTGGATTTTACTTAGGTGGGAACTTAAAGgtaggaagagaaagagagagagagagagaattaaattctccattaaacaacaaagaaaagaaaagaaaaataatgaaTCACTGGGCTCTGGTGTCAACTTTAAAATTGTTTGGTGTGTAAGAACTTGGGTGTAAGAAATGTTGAAGGCTTTTTTCTTGGACTAAATGAGTAGAGCTTGTGGACTGTTCAATTGTTCCCTCGTCGATGAATGTGATCTCATTGAAACATGTAGAATACGCTGGCTATCCACGTCGAGGGTCATTTGGTACGTCTACTTCACTTCGAGTATGTTCAAAGGACTTTCCAGCTAACACTAGCACTTTGTCATTGTTAAAAATGATGTACAGCTAACAGcagatttaaaatattttgtatgTACACTTATCTGACTTGATGAATTATAATTATGAAAAATATCACTTATGAATCATGTGGATATTAATAATATTGAAATTCTACTGTAACGAGGATTGTGTTAGTTATTTTTCACGGATTTTTTCCTACTTCCTGGTTTATGGCTGAAGTAACAACATGCATTTGCGTGACGCTGTTTTTTCTTCTACTTTTTTCTCTTGCCACCCTACCATAAGGAATAAGCAAATCCTAAAGAAATATGTCCAAGTTTTGAAACATCTTCCTGAAGCTGTGTATGACTGATTATCTAGGCTGGCAGCCAGTAATAAATGTGTTTTGCAAGAAAGACAGACATACTTTATTTGAAGATCTATTTCTTCCTTGGGGAAAGAgaactggactccaactttgttctgctacttcagaccaactcaGTTGATGGTaggtttatacctcacccttttctctgaatcagagtctcagagtggcttgcaatatcttcttccctcacaacagacaccctgtgaagaggtggggctgagagagctctcgcagaagctgctccttcaaggacaactctgtgagagctctggctaacccaaggccattccagcagcttcaagtggaggagtggggaaacaaacccccgttgtttcagataagagtctgcacacttaaccactacaccaaactggctctattgaaCACAAATACAGATTCCTCACTAGCGTTTCTCCACCCCCAGGCTTGTTTTCCCCTGGTGCAAGAGtccaatttcccaccagttgctctgcaggtgcattttgacccgcatctccctccagttccccttgtggTTTCTGAATCCTTAAAAGACTGCATCACAAAGCCataagggaaactggagggagctatgCCCCAAAATGCATCCATGGACCAACTGGGAAATCGATTGTTTGCaccaggggaaaacagaagcctggggggggggggggtgaagcaatgctagtgagaaatcagtcaagGTGttactcggggcttttttttaacaggaactcctttgcatattaggtcacaccccctgatgcaaccaatgctcctggagcttacagtaggccctgtactaagagccccgtaagctcttggaggattggctacatcaggggagtgtggcctaatatgctaagcagttcctgctacaaaaaaagccctggtgttactGATATGAGTAAAAATGGTTTATTGGAAGGCACAGTAGTGGAATACACAACAAAAGCAACTTGAGTGATCCACAGATTAGTGGATACAGAcattgattagggttgccaagtccaattcaagaaatatctgggggctttgggggtggagtcatgagcaaggttggaacaagtacaattgaactccaaagggagttctggccatcacgttgaaagggactgcacagcttttcaatgccttccctccattagaaataatgaaggataggggcatcttctttgggggctcacattattggcccccctggtccaatacttttgaaacttggagggtgtcttgaggaaaggcatcagatgctatgctgcaaatttgctgcctctacctcaaagaacacccccccccccaagagccccaaatacccacggatcaattccccattattccctatgggaatcattctttattgggaataatagagtgcctagtagacatttccctcctccccccgctttctaaagtggaggaagggcctccaaaccggggaatcccttgccccctccctctctctctcacacacacacacttactgggtctggttcctccacaactttacttgctctgaaaacgaaagcaaaacaaacggagggtctgtgctctggcaaaactgctgctgacccttccccatgaagcacgacacttgagcccgaaagattctacataCCCTGATAGTTAAATTCTGCATTAAACAacatagaaaataaaataaaaataatgaatcACTGGGCTCTGGTGTCAACTTTAAAATTGTTTGGTGTGTAAGAACTTGGATGTAAGAAATGTTGAAGGCTTTTTTCTTGGACTAAATGAGTAGAGCATGTGGACTGTTCAACTGTTCCCTCCTCGATGAACATGTGATCTCATTGAAACATGTAGAATACGCTGGCTATCCACGATGAGGCCCATTTGGAACGTCTGCTTCACCTGGTGTATGTTCAAAGGACTTTCCAGCTTACACTGGCACTTTGTCATTGTTAAAAATGATGTACAGCTTACAGcagatttaaaatattttgtatgTACACTTATCTGACTTGATGAATTATAATTATGAAAAATATCACTTATGAATCATGtggaaagggactgcacaccttttcaatgccttccctccataagaaataatgaaggataggggcaccttctttgggggctcatattattggcccccctggtccaatacttttgaaacttggagggtgttttgaggaaaggcatcagatgctatgctgcaaatttgctgcctctacctcaaagaacgtccccccccagagccccaaatacccacagatcaattccccattattccctatgggaatcattcttcatagggaataataaagtgcctagtagacatttctctccccccccccccgctttctaaagtggagggagggcctccaaaccggggaataccttgccccctccctccctctctctctcacacacacctactgggtctggttcctccacaactttacttgctctgaaaacgaaagcaaaacaaacggagggtctgtgctctgacaaaactgctgctgacccttccccatgaagcacttcctgtttaCTGTTTAACTTCAAAGGcatgcattttaaaaacagacctgtttgcaggtttctaaacctgctggatctctagaggtacatggtgactgtgggggcagggctccccctcgccagccagctggctgggggtgggggaagcctgtaaaaccgggtgatcccccgctgagacctggggatcggGAAGCCTAACATTGATAGAGAAAGCCCATAAAGATGTGTGTATGGCACACATTAACAGGaagtgaatgaaaaaaaaatatgtggccacatatcctgtgcattcctgctcaaaaaaagccatggttagGGCTCTGAACAGTCAACTGCTTTTGAGATTTGGCAGAAAATTTATTAACACACAGGATGTGGTTCTAGAAAAACAACCTCCAACACAGTTATGGAATCTAGAATCAGCTTTCCAGTTTAGGTTTCTTCTTCTCTGCATGAAATTCTGTTGCTGGTTCTCTCATTCTGTTCTCCTGATGGATGTCTTGGCAGTGGCACTTCACTTTGTCCTGCTACGCTGTAGCTTTTGCCCGTACGTTCTCGGCATCTTCCTTGACGTCACTCAGAAAGCTTTTCAGCATGTAGAAGGTCGCTACAAAAGaagccattccaccagctagaGAGCCTAAGTCAGGTATGAAATCAAGAGCCAATTCAACTGCCGTTGGCCCCCTGCACGCATATGATGTAGCTGCCAGACGGAGTACAAATTCTTTGGTGATTTGGCTGGCCAAGGGTGCCTTTTTGATCGCTGATTTCAGCTCCTCAACAGGTTTGCCAATCCGCAGTGCAAGTCTACCAAGAGACTCTTCATCCAAGCCAAAGACCCGGCAGAATTTCCCCATTGTTGCCACCAAGAAGGAAACATTACCCAAAGGAGGCAATCCTGGGGCAAAAACAGCATAGTCCTGGGACTCGGATGGCATAGCACAAGACACAAGGGCTAATTTCCATATCAGGGCCTCCATAGCAGCCTTTTTCttctccagggcttcttttgagaaAGCTGGCATGGATTCAATGATAACCTGTCTCTTGAGGTCATCCAGTTCATTCTCCAATGTGTTGAGCAAGAGGGGGAAATCGTATGCATTCAAATTCCAGCTGGAAAGGAGAAAAACCCTTGGGTTAGATACACCTGCTTTTCTCAGATTGTCACAGCAATATTTCCTAATCTTCTCAAGGGATTCTTCTTCACAGATGTAGTATGGACTCCTTTTTTCAGACGTTATACTCAGATCTATTTTGGAGCGCACAAAGTAATACCTCTTTCCCATTTTCTGAATTTCATTGCTTAGGAGGGTATCATTTTCTGTAAAGCGTTCTGAGGTGACAATAATGAAGAAATCATACTTTGTAAAATCGATCTTTTCCAGGTATTCATTTGCTTTAAATTCAGGTGACCCAATTCCGGGTAGATCCCACAGAGTGACATTGGGGAATATGGGATGTGTGTATTTCTCTGGCTTTATCGTTGTTTCTGTCTCGCCAGTCTTTGCTGCACCATTGTCATAATCACTCATACCTCGCAGAGCGTTGACAAGGGATGATTTACCAGTACCCGTCACCCCTGTGACAGCAATGTCAAGGGTGGTGCTGTTTAGTGAATTCAACTCTTCATTGATTTTGTTTGAAAGATCTTGGAGATCATTGTCTTTCAAAGCGTTCTTCAGTTTTTCCAGTTCGGCTCTTACTATGACTTTTGAGATGGCAAAACCCATTTTGGTTCTTCTTGTTTTGCTGTTCAttcagagaaaggaaaaaaagaaagaaaggctaATTAGCACATCAGTGTTCACAATGTTCGAAAGGAGACTTTCCATCATTAATCTGGATTGTGTGAGATTCATCAAGagggccagggcttctttttgtagaaaaagcccagcaggaactcatctgcatatagggccacaccctctgacaccaagccagccagaactgcatttctgtgcattcctgctcaaaagaagaagatatttgagttataccctgcccttcactctgaatatcagtctcagagcaatttataatctcctttcccttcctcccccacaacagacaccctgtgaggtaggtggggctctgagagttctcacagaagctgccctttcaaggacagctctgagagatctatggctgagtggggaatcaaacccagttctcccagataagtgtccgcacacttcaccaccacaccaagctaatagaaataaagtgcacaattgtatcatcccgaaaccatcacgcCCCCTacccccagttagggttgccaagtccaatttaagaaatatctggggactttgggggtggagccaggagactttgggggtggagccaggatcaaggaagtgacatcacttccaagtcaaaggtcaagtgatgtcacttcctgagcttcacccctctatatcacttccagcacactgcatcaaaccccacctctaaaacccttcatgggggtttaggaatcctaatctctacatcacttaaattgaatgtgtccatctaaaaaattcaaacccatgggcaatggctatcctcctacacttcaaaatggggtctcttctaatactaaatgtgtatatatccctccccagcaaaaatgatcagatatagcatggtgctgtaattaatctgaatttttttattgaagaacttttattagatactccagcacacctgattctaaaggggaggagagactttagtgctagactaaattcaaatgataagattctaattgacaaatttggatgaaagcttgctaaataatgtcacttaattcaaaacagatatgggcttcccccttaaacagtggaagccattcccaacctagtaagacttaattactgctgtcttctcaggtcaaacacaattacaagcctaagtagctctatcaaACCTCTGGTAATAatgtggtcaggtatttctcagttgcattcccttcaccacaaaaaaataatttgtatctctttatgcttcaggaatttggcaatttggaagcttaagataattcacaccagagaaaattcttatatacacactagagcatattatgtcctcctctatgtctagcaattgggagtggaggtttgcatatatcacccctaccaaaaatcctaataagcagctctggttactatcatgtaatagaatagctctagggttgccaggacctgtcactgaccagaggcaggagtagggttgccagctccaggttggggtattcctggagacttggaggtggagcctggggaggacacggaactcagtggattacaatgcccccaaagtccaccctccaaagcatccattttctccagtagaaattgactttgtaatctggaaatatgccataattccaggaaatactttcaagtatcagttattcatctttccatttagtgggattagaaaaggacacaatatcaaaacaatatctgcagtactgcatttagaacacctgagactcagaagcaatgttccctctaagctgtggggtcatgtgagcaaaaattctactttgtgagctattggcattgaagtcatgagctcctgcataaattagtttcatgtggggccatttttcctgagctaagacaaaaatgtgtgagctggagactaaaaactgaactagctcacactaactcagcttagaggaaacattgctcaaaaatatgtttaaatgtcatctagaaccaacatattcataatgcaattaactatattgcttccttttcacaaaaaatacaattcctgtcaaactatctgatctttacctagAAAATGCCTCCCCCCagttgttataggattggtttgtttggtgtgtttgtttcataaaaaacctgctatatcttaagaggggggggggaaggagagcaggataattaactcagctaaacaatgctagcaaataaaaataggttagttttaacacccattttctcaagtgaaaatgacttctgtaatctggaaatgagttgaagaagtatgcttgcacgtgaaaaatataccttgaattaaactctgttggtcttaaaggtgctactgggttcaaagttttagcaaggttttaaaaattaagacaaatttcttcagaatgttccagacacccgggccagcatataccaaagttaagctgaatatggggtagccaaaggcaataaaagcagaggaggcaataaatcagataagacaatgaaaaaataaacagtctccacaagaacacaaggctgggactgcacttagcccagcccggctgaaaagcacataaaacgaaaacttaatcactctaaaccgataccttaaatcatttaaaatcaagcactgtagaaagcaccttagtcgcagagcaaaacagcgtcaggagactactccttgcctgcacacACGCCCGctctctgtgcctggaaggaatgtttatttacacaccaaccaccgttTGAGCAATGAGATCTACAAATCGCGCAGGCTCTACAAATCTTCCGTACTGACAggacacccccctcccttcccttctttttcggctcttgcttagcatgcctgggtgatgactggactccagtgccgagtcttcggtgggtgcagggaatcaggcaggctctctccgggAGAGGCACAAAATTAACGccgttcccccccacccacccaccccccgcttccagataTTTGGatagcgggggaggaggcttccaCCCTGGGAGTCCCcctccagggcgggggggttgggaagcctacccccagtccagggaaaaattgtcttccacaaaacgggtccctggtgtcaaaaaggttggggaccactgctcttgATCAACACACTCCGAGTCATCAGGAAGTCCGCTTCTGGGGGGTTGTAAGAAGCACTtggttacaattttttttttctaaagtcTGCTCCTACAAAAGCCATCTATTTATGATTTCTCTCAACACTTCAGACTGCTTTATAGAAACAGAAAGCTGAAATGGCTGAAGAATCAATTTTTTTTGCTCAGATCACCAAATATTGTGCAAGCCAATCAGAAAAGATCCTCTTCCTCTCTGGAAAGTTTGTATGCAGAAAGACAACGCGCTCTTCCCCAGAGTTATGTGCAGCTCTTAGGACATGCTTTTTTATATCCTCCAAATCTCAGTTTCAAATCTCACAATATTAAGTGTCAGAAAACTTTCTGCACTTTATGCTGCAGACATAAagataccaaaaaaaaaaataaaaaatcagagACTGTATTTTTTTCCTTCAATGATACAGAACCCTGTTTTTTTGTTCTCCCCAGTTTGCTAAAGAATGGCAGAAGTGTTCACTGTCTAATTTGTTGTTAATTTTCATCCCTCCATGGTTCCAAACCGGACCACCTCTCCATCAACAACTGGTTGTAGGGGAGATCTCAGTTATCAACCTATGCTACAACTAGGGATGGACGTGAGctacaaaaatgggaaaaaaacccccctgcaaAAATGGGACTTTAAAGAGACCGCACGAGAAAGTcccacagctgagtggcagggagttGACAGCAGGGGTTTAAGGgactttaaatccctgctttcttttCTATTTGCAAATTGCCACGAACTGGCTTGGAAGGTAGGCCCATCAcgaacttcagttcacaaaccacgaGCAGAGCAAAATTCTTTACAAGTTTTGCTTCacggttcagtttgtgcccatccctaaagaAGACAGTCTTCCTGTAATGGTTGCAAGGCATGAATAACCGGtgtttttctttgtagaaaaagcccagcaggaactcatttgca
This region includes:
- the LOC132586068 gene encoding interferon-inducible GTPase 5-like, encoding MARQRQCLWRASIVIHSKTRRTKMGFAISKVIVRAELEKLKNALKDNDLQDLSNKINEELNSLNSTTLDIAVTGVTGTGKSSLVNALRGMSDYDNGAAKTGETETTIKPEKYTHPIFPNVTLWDLPGIGSPEFKANEYLEKIDFTKYDFFIIVTSERFTENDTLLSNEIQKMGKRYYFVRSKIDLSITSEKRSPYYICEEESLEKIRKYCCDNLRKAGVSNPRVFLLSSWNLNAYDFPLLLNTLENELDDLKRQVIIESMPAFSKEALEKKKAAMEALIWKLALVSCAMPSESQDYAVFAPGLPPLGNVSFLVATMGKFCRVFGLDEESLGRLALRIGKPVEELKSAIKKAPLASQITKEFVLRLAATSYACRGPTAVELALDFIPDLGSLAGGMASFVATFYMLKSFLSDVKEDAENVRAKATA